Proteins encoded in a region of the Paenibacillus sp. E222 genome:
- a CDS encoding IclR family transcriptional regulator, whose translation MEDRKLTVRAVERALDILLCFTTRSDLGLTEIASQIGLHKSTVHRLMATLEDKGFVIRDAATEKYRLGIRIWELSAHMSRSDDPAILLLPAMERLRDRLGETVSLYLRDGSERIRIQAVQSDQAIRRVAPVGVRLPLSVGASSKVLMAFATEEDREDLMNGPEWPVFIDPKVYLAQMKDILEYGYATSYEEREPGAAAVSVPIMDRKGNIAAALSVSGPVSRLSQETLHEYAPVLKEAATQMGLMLS comes from the coding sequence ATGGAAGACCGAAAGTTAACCGTCCGGGCTGTAGAACGGGCGCTGGATATATTATTGTGTTTTACAACCCGCAGTGATCTGGGACTCACGGAAATTGCCAGCCAGATCGGTCTGCACAAAAGTACAGTCCATCGTCTGATGGCTACTTTGGAGGACAAAGGGTTCGTGATCCGGGATGCAGCCACCGAGAAGTATCGACTCGGCATACGCATCTGGGAACTGTCTGCCCATATGTCTCGCAGCGATGATCCGGCCATTTTGCTCCTTCCTGCGATGGAGCGGCTCAGAGATCGACTGGGCGAAACCGTGAGTTTATATCTGCGTGATGGCAGTGAGCGGATTCGAATTCAAGCTGTACAGAGTGATCAGGCGATTCGCCGTGTAGCTCCGGTGGGCGTCAGACTTCCGCTATCCGTGGGAGCCTCCAGTAAAGTGCTGATGGCTTTTGCCACCGAAGAGGACCGCGAAGATCTGATGAATGGACCGGAATGGCCCGTATTTATCGATCCCAAAGTATATTTGGCACAGATGAAAGACATTCTGGAATATGGCTATGCAACAAGTTATGAGGAACGTGAACCGGGAGCAGCCGCTGTATCTGTACCCATCATGGATCGGAAAGGCAACATCGCTGCTGCTCTGTCGGTATCCGGGCCTGTTAGTCGCCTTTCGCAGGAGACGCTGCATGAATACGCACCTGTGCTGAAGGAAGCTGCTACACAGATGGGACTGATGTTATCCTGA
- a CDS encoding alpha/beta hydrolase, whose translation MYPTSQSEAPLQTKVSDLPSSLSPRLIRFKHIVVALLLSVVFFLLFCFIALHGYIAWVLSNPTVAPVFSNPMQAKNMKYQDITFPAADGSRTMQGWYIPADDNANKTIIFSHGYGANREETWVPMYDLAHYAHQLGFNVVMFDYGFASQVNKAVATGGKAESQQLLGAIQFAKQRGAQELVVWGFSMGAGTALQTGLITKDVDAMILDSTFLLEPDTLYHNIHNQIDLPRQPTLEIMNLLFPILNGTGLQQIPYQEVKKEDYPFPIFFIHGTEDEKAPYPIAELLAGNQTNPNSDEWIVDGAHHELIFREHPKEYLRRVSTFLSHVTKTSSDDVDNTNTGES comes from the coding sequence ATGTATCCGACATCCCAGAGCGAAGCCCCGCTGCAAACGAAAGTGTCAGATCTGCCTTCTTCGTTATCACCGAGGCTGATCCGGTTCAAACATATTGTCGTGGCGTTGTTGCTCTCCGTTGTATTTTTTCTGCTCTTTTGTTTCATCGCACTGCACGGTTATATTGCTTGGGTATTATCCAATCCAACTGTAGCGCCTGTATTCTCCAATCCCATGCAGGCCAAGAACATGAAGTATCAAGACATCACATTCCCTGCGGCAGACGGCAGTCGAACGATGCAGGGTTGGTATATTCCGGCTGATGATAATGCAAACAAAACCATCATATTCAGCCATGGATATGGTGCGAATCGTGAAGAGACCTGGGTACCGATGTATGACCTGGCCCATTATGCACACCAACTCGGCTTCAATGTGGTAATGTTCGATTACGGTTTCGCTTCACAGGTCAACAAAGCTGTCGCCACAGGCGGCAAAGCCGAGTCCCAGCAGCTGCTTGGTGCAATCCAGTTTGCGAAGCAGCGCGGAGCTCAGGAGCTTGTTGTATGGGGTTTCTCCATGGGTGCAGGTACAGCTCTGCAGACTGGGCTTATTACCAAAGATGTGGATGCCATGATTCTGGACAGCACATTCCTGCTTGAGCCGGATACGCTGTATCACAACATCCATAATCAGATTGATCTTCCGCGTCAGCCTACGCTGGAAATTATGAACCTGCTGTTCCCGATTCTGAACGGGACTGGATTGCAGCAGATTCCGTATCAAGAAGTGAAAAAAGAAGATTATCCTTTCCCGATTTTCTTTATCCATGGTACCGAGGATGAGAAAGCTCCTTACCCGATTGCGGAACTGCTTGCCGGCAACCAGACCAATCCGAATTCCGATGAATGGATTGTGGACGGTGCGCATCATGAGCTGATCTTCCGGGAGCATCCGAAGGAATATCTGCGCCGTGTCTCCACATTCCTGAGTCATGTGACCAAGACGAGCAGCGATGATGTGGACAATACCAATACCGGAGAATCGTGA
- a CDS encoding Fe-Mn family superoxide dismutase produces MNWYGYGHLLPLRVLEEVRFWKEQEKEHTIVIRALVPDLEPFYVKWLAEWEAIFENSERVANQLLKQILPGTQPPAPYIIRCIEQLVAETCTQSREFIRQLYVLLEQSTAVQQVPIAKVVILHFIRESEYFLGVLETLKQSGALRDLESDSSFSLNDILQTSGQPADANVVTSMPMSEQPYREAVEESSNAAGKANNPTPAVQTQSSAAVPSPNASTEGTTNSTAVPVKEKPVPIGGHTLPPLPYAYNALEPYIDEMTMRIHHDKHHQSYVDGLNTAEKKLAESRKKNNFELVKHWERELAFNGAGHYLHTIFWTIMNPKGGGKPSGMLAEQIKRDFGSYEAFKNQFTEAANKVEGSGWAMLVWSPRAHRLEILQAEKHQNLSQSDIVPLLPLDVWEHAYYLKHQNERKKYIEDWWKVVYWPAVAERYETARKLLWPPY; encoded by the coding sequence ATGAATTGGTATGGATATGGGCATCTGCTGCCTCTGAGGGTACTCGAAGAAGTCCGTTTCTGGAAAGAGCAAGAGAAGGAACATACGATTGTCATTCGCGCCTTGGTTCCTGATCTTGAACCCTTTTATGTCAAATGGCTTGCGGAATGGGAAGCGATCTTTGAGAATAGCGAACGAGTCGCGAATCAGCTGTTGAAGCAAATACTGCCGGGAACCCAGCCACCTGCTCCTTACATCATCCGCTGTATTGAACAGCTCGTGGCTGAGACCTGCACACAATCGCGTGAGTTCATTAGACAGCTGTACGTCCTGCTGGAGCAAAGTACTGCTGTTCAGCAAGTGCCAATTGCCAAAGTGGTTATTCTGCATTTCATTCGCGAATCCGAGTATTTCCTGGGGGTACTTGAAACGCTGAAACAATCTGGAGCTTTGCGGGATTTGGAGTCTGATTCATCGTTTTCACTGAATGATATTCTTCAAACCTCGGGACAACCGGCTGATGCCAACGTAGTGACTTCAATGCCCATGTCTGAACAGCCCTATCGTGAAGCTGTAGAAGAATCATCCAATGCTGCGGGAAAAGCCAACAACCCTACTCCAGCGGTACAGACACAATCTTCGGCGGCTGTACCGTCCCCCAATGCAAGTACAGAGGGCACAACCAACTCTACAGCAGTGCCGGTCAAAGAGAAACCTGTACCTATTGGTGGACACACACTGCCACCCCTACCCTACGCCTACAATGCGCTGGAACCATATATTGACGAGATGACGATGCGCATACACCATGACAAACACCATCAATCCTACGTAGACGGACTGAACACCGCGGAGAAAAAGCTGGCAGAATCGCGGAAAAAGAATAATTTTGAACTCGTCAAACATTGGGAACGCGAACTCGCATTTAATGGTGCAGGCCATTACCTGCATACGATCTTCTGGACGATCATGAACCCCAAAGGCGGAGGCAAGCCTTCCGGTATGCTCGCAGAGCAAATCAAGCGGGATTTTGGCAGCTATGAAGCGTTCAAGAATCAATTCACTGAAGCCGCCAACAAAGTGGAGGGCAGCGGCTGGGCCATGCTGGTCTGGAGCCCGCGGGCGCATAGATTGGAAATTTTGCAGGCGGAGAAACATCAGAACTTATCTCAGTCCGACATCGTGCCTCTCCTGCCGCTTGATGTATGGGAACATGCCTACTATCTGAAACACCAGAATGAACGCAAAAAATATATCGAGGACTGGTGGAAGGTTGTGTACTGGCCAGCTGTGGCGGAACGTTATGAAACTGCGCGCAAGCTGTTATGGCCGCCTTATTAG
- a CDS encoding S-layer homology domain-containing protein, producing the protein MRKKDHQKRSRLLRRIGIVILTFFMVFGMLPVVFQQGVVQAKSCYDLTEKDSDDVEWKLISTPEELYCVREDLNGNYKLKNDISEAAMSTFLNGGSWTPIADIIEDELMPFTGRFDGNGYSISGLKTTDENQNDVGLFSVLQGAEVKNLILNDVSIKGNVIVGGLAGRSIESRIEGIQISGNIQGNMRVGGISGLSDESEYINNSTNVEVIALGEDGDSLGGLVGESNKSTIIANAAEGIVSGYEAVGGLIGESNDNFIRQSYASGQVTGNYQVGGLIGQLNYELSHTIADNYVVGSVSSHATGNNDFSAEAIGGLIGEVKKYDESASAKIDIQNNYVAASMDITVPDNSSSPIDNQTIGSVIGNLNDPENQVIFTNNYYDLAKSSTNQQNGSNYAMGLTTEQMKQQSNFNGWDFDGVWTTRNRINDGYPILRSSKLMTAPTPPLPDRTIDYLYPYPTSGTITQSTSKVIVKLNEAGRFYFDNQVFDEEIEGQSNEDTKLHALANLSYVDLEANEVRSFLFTGLEENTLYRMFLAVEDTNGQLWDMGGRGYETLANSTPLPQNVVATPGDGQAAIEWTTEPELEYRVYMYQGTEAPKDPDLWTNVTDSYIDGHIGGLTNGESYVFAVRSYASDEENSDYVASNVVIPQEENNNGGGSNPNPDPDPNFPVPQHVVATKGEKKVVLTWDPILNGLASVYMYEGSSAPVDPSQWVLVTSNILNSSWEINDLREGEKYIFAVRAVYEDGVSEYGISNSVKINITPSNPETPGNGGGGGVITPTPVTPTTPQAPQKEVIKVDVANGDQASTIASLKINRTRGTDGTVKDELLLDQSKTQTIIDQLKQTGSHTAVVLIPDAKDEVSQWDLKLSPQSSVMLAEQGVNLVISNPNVKIIIPASSLNGRTDDIYFRLVPVKKESQRLEIQTRAQANESIIQSVGTTDIQIIGRPMMIETNLQSRPVTLILPLDANQVAGVKSEELGVYIEHSDGTKELVHGKRVTLNGDNQQGVEIEVNKFSTFSIVRVKDWTDNTLKAQPYIQGYTDGSFRPERNVTRAEMATLITRILGTSTLEGSHEFTDVTSSHWAQASISAAAQSGSVQGYTDGSFKPDQAITRAEMAVVLQPLLTSAQMTTAPTAFTDMNEHWAQQAVEQLSSAGVVTGYKDGMFRPSQPITRAEAVTMLNKLIGLQAETNASGHWSDVPATHWAYEAIEAASIRK; encoded by the coding sequence ATGCGAAAAAAGGATCACCAGAAGCGCTCCAGGCTCCTGAGACGAATAGGGATTGTGATATTAACATTCTTTATGGTCTTCGGAATGCTGCCAGTTGTATTTCAACAAGGTGTCGTACAGGCCAAGAGTTGCTATGATCTGACGGAAAAAGATTCTGATGATGTTGAATGGAAGCTCATTAGTACGCCTGAAGAGCTCTATTGTGTAAGAGAAGACTTAAACGGTAATTACAAGCTGAAGAATGATATTTCTGAAGCAGCCATGAGCACGTTTTTGAATGGAGGATCTTGGACTCCAATTGCTGACATAATAGAAGATGAGCTTATGCCTTTTACAGGCAGGTTCGATGGGAATGGTTATTCAATATCCGGTTTGAAAACGACGGATGAGAATCAGAACGATGTGGGTCTGTTCTCTGTATTACAAGGTGCTGAGGTTAAAAATCTTATATTAAACGATGTTTCTATAAAAGGAAATGTGATCGTAGGCGGACTTGCCGGACGGAGCATAGAGTCGCGTATTGAAGGCATCCAAATCAGTGGAAATATACAAGGGAATATGAGAGTAGGCGGTATTTCAGGTTTATCGGACGAAAGTGAGTATATAAATAACAGCACTAATGTCGAGGTGATTGCATTAGGTGAGGATGGCGACTCACTCGGGGGACTTGTTGGAGAAAGTAATAAGAGCACAATCATTGCAAATGCTGCTGAGGGTATAGTGAGTGGTTATGAGGCTGTAGGTGGACTGATCGGAGAGTCGAATGATAATTTCATTCGTCAGAGCTACGCTTCAGGACAGGTGACGGGTAACTACCAGGTAGGCGGTTTGATTGGCCAACTTAATTATGAACTTAGCCACACTATTGCGGATAACTATGTGGTTGGTTCAGTGAGTTCACATGCTACAGGGAATAATGATTTTTCTGCTGAAGCCATTGGCGGACTGATTGGTGAAGTGAAAAAATATGATGAATCAGCCTCCGCAAAAATAGATATTCAAAATAATTATGTAGCTGCGTCTATGGATATCACTGTTCCTGATAATTCATCATCACCCATTGATAATCAGACCATAGGGTCAGTCATTGGTAATCTGAATGATCCAGAGAATCAAGTTATCTTTACTAATAACTACTATGATTTAGCCAAGAGTAGTACGAACCAGCAGAATGGTTCTAATTATGCAATGGGTCTTACTACTGAGCAGATGAAACAACAATCTAATTTCAATGGATGGGATTTCGATGGAGTTTGGACAACTCGTAACAGGATCAATGATGGGTACCCGATCTTGCGTTCATCCAAGCTTATGACTGCGCCGACTCCACCACTGCCTGATCGGACAATAGATTATTTGTATCCATATCCTACAAGCGGAACAATTACTCAGTCCACATCTAAAGTTATAGTGAAGCTTAATGAAGCTGGTAGATTTTATTTTGACAATCAAGTGTTTGATGAAGAAATTGAGGGGCAGTCGAATGAAGATACTAAATTACATGCCCTAGCTAATCTATCTTATGTTGATCTAGAAGCTAATGAAGTAAGATCGTTCTTGTTTACAGGACTGGAAGAGAACACTTTGTACCGAATGTTCCTGGCGGTAGAAGATACGAATGGTCAGCTCTGGGACATGGGAGGTCGGGGATATGAAACACTTGCAAACTCAACGCCTCTTCCACAAAACGTAGTGGCTACACCTGGTGATGGTCAGGCTGCCATTGAATGGACTACAGAGCCAGAATTAGAATATCGCGTGTATATGTACCAAGGTACGGAGGCACCAAAGGATCCGGATCTGTGGACAAATGTGACGGACAGTTACATCGATGGACATATCGGTGGGCTGACGAATGGTGAATCTTATGTGTTTGCAGTTAGATCATATGCTTCCGATGAAGAAAATTCAGATTATGTTGCATCTAACGTGGTGATCCCGCAAGAGGAGAATAATAATGGTGGTGGATCTAATCCAAATCCAGACCCAGACCCGAACTTTCCTGTACCACAGCATGTAGTGGCAACAAAAGGTGAGAAAAAGGTTGTGTTAACTTGGGATCCAATCTTGAACGGATTAGCTTCGGTCTATATGTACGAAGGTTCATCAGCACCAGTAGACCCTTCACAATGGGTACTTGTTACTTCTAATATTTTGAATAGCAGTTGGGAAATTAATGATCTTAGAGAAGGCGAAAAATATATTTTCGCTGTTAGAGCTGTATATGAAGATGGCGTATCCGAATATGGAATTTCTAATTCAGTGAAGATTAACATAACTCCATCCAATCCAGAAACGCCAGGTAATGGGGGAGGTGGGGGAGTTATTACTCCAACTCCTGTAACGCCAACAACTCCACAAGCTCCACAGAAAGAAGTAATCAAAGTGGATGTGGCGAATGGGGATCAAGCTTCAACGATCGCTTCCTTGAAGATTAATCGTACTCGAGGAACAGATGGTACGGTTAAGGATGAACTTCTTCTTGATCAGAGCAAAACGCAAACCATTATCGACCAGTTGAAACAGACAGGCTCCCATACAGCGGTTGTCTTGATTCCAGACGCAAAAGATGAAGTATCACAGTGGGATCTGAAGCTCTCTCCACAATCGTCAGTAATGCTGGCTGAGCAAGGAGTGAATCTGGTTATTTCCAATCCTAATGTAAAGATTATCATTCCGGCGAGTTCCTTGAACGGACGCACAGATGATATTTATTTCCGTCTTGTACCGGTGAAGAAGGAATCCCAACGTTTAGAGATCCAAACGAGAGCACAGGCGAATGAGTCGATCATCCAATCTGTAGGTACAACGGATATCCAGATCATTGGACGTCCAATGATGATCGAAACGAATCTTCAGAGCAGACCTGTTACGCTCATATTGCCTTTAGATGCTAATCAGGTTGCAGGTGTGAAGTCTGAGGAGCTAGGTGTATATATTGAGCATAGTGATGGAACGAAGGAGCTTGTACACGGCAAACGGGTTACCCTAAACGGTGATAATCAGCAAGGCGTCGAGATTGAAGTAAACAAATTCAGTACATTCTCCATTGTTAGGGTCAAAGACTGGACAGACAACACACTGAAAGCACAACCTTATATTCAGGGGTACACGGATGGAAGTTTCCGACCAGAGCGTAATGTAACTCGTGCGGAAATGGCAACATTAATCACGCGTATTCTGGGAACATCTACTCTTGAGGGAAGTCATGAATTTACAGATGTTACATCCAGCCACTGGGCACAGGCATCTATATCAGCAGCAGCCCAATCCGGTTCTGTTCAAGGCTATACAGATGGCAGCTTTAAGCCGGATCAAGCGATTACCCGCGCAGAAATGGCTGTCGTGTTACAGCCGTTATTAACATCTGCTCAGATGACTACTGCGCCGACAGCATTTACCGATATGAACGAGCATTGGGCGCAACAAGCAGTAGAACAATTAAGTTCGGCGGGAGTAGTTACCGGATACAAGGATGGAATGTTCCGTCCAAGTCAGCCGATAACCCGCGCTGAAGCTGTTACAATGCTGAATAAGCTGATCGGTCTTCAAGCTGAAACGAATGCGTCAGGACATTGGTCGGATGTACCTGCCACACATTGGGCTTATGAAGCGATTGAGGCAGCTTCTATCCGCAAGTAA
- a CDS encoding lipoate--protein ligase, which yields MNVPSNSDQPGSPGAKQQMQPDHSLRLQIWETPLLRRGSSVLEAFAWEEVMCRRVGEGQLPVAHIWRHPDAFVAGLRDRRLPQAVEAMERIRSQGTAVCVRPSGGAAVPLNPGVVNVSLILPNPGRAINIHDDFREMASLIAESLTPWSNQARTGEIEGAFCPGDYDVSVGGLKFCGIAQRRQAKAYIITAFIIVEGQGDQLAADVRKFYQDAADGASEGYPDVRPGTMASLQELAGVPSAAAYTASLVRTLRQRFPQAETSRVLTVERETVIRTAEQMKLRYD from the coding sequence ATGAATGTACCGTCCAATTCAGATCAACCCGGATCGCCGGGAGCAAAGCAGCAGATGCAGCCGGATCATTCCTTGCGGCTACAGATTTGGGAGACACCGCTGCTGCGGCGCGGGAGCAGTGTGCTTGAAGCATTTGCTTGGGAAGAAGTCATGTGCCGCCGGGTGGGAGAAGGTCAGCTGCCCGTTGCTCATATTTGGCGGCATCCAGATGCCTTTGTAGCGGGGCTGCGGGATCGGAGGCTGCCTCAGGCAGTTGAAGCGATGGAACGCATTAGAAGCCAGGGAACGGCGGTCTGCGTTCGTCCATCGGGTGGTGCAGCAGTTCCCCTGAATCCAGGGGTGGTTAACGTGTCTTTAATTTTGCCGAACCCGGGACGTGCCATCAATATTCATGATGATTTCAGGGAGATGGCCTCACTGATCGCTGAGTCGCTAACACCATGGTCGAATCAGGCACGCACGGGGGAGATCGAAGGCGCCTTCTGTCCTGGCGATTATGATGTCAGTGTGGGTGGACTGAAATTTTGTGGGATCGCCCAGCGCAGACAGGCCAAGGCTTATATCATTACGGCCTTTATCATCGTGGAAGGACAAGGGGACCAATTGGCAGCCGACGTGCGTAAGTTTTATCAGGATGCAGCAGATGGAGCCAGCGAAGGGTACCCGGATGTTCGGCCCGGAACGATGGCGAGTTTGCAGGAACTGGCAGGTGTCCCTTCTGCCGCGGCGTATACAGCCTCGCTGGTACGTACACTGCGTCAGCGCTTTCCCCAAGCGGAGACGAGCCGTGTGTTGACTGTGGAACGGGAAACCGTCATACGGACGGCTGAGCAGATGAAACTGCGTTACGATTAG
- the folE gene encoding GTP cyclohydrolase I FolE produces MAGVKDYLNSKVSDNREKIEYHIEQILQLIGEDSTREGLLETPARVTRMYEEIFGGYEVDPRDVLGVTFDENHEELVIVKDIVYYSQCEHHMAPFFGKVHIGYVPSGKIVGLSKMARLVEAVTRRLQVQERITSQIADILTEAVEPNGVMVVVEGEHLCMCSRGVKKPGSKTVTSAVRGSFRDNPAQRAEFLSLVKD; encoded by the coding sequence GTGGCTGGCGTTAAAGATTATTTGAATTCAAAAGTATCCGACAATCGGGAGAAGATCGAGTATCACATTGAGCAGATCTTGCAATTGATTGGTGAGGATAGTACGCGGGAAGGGCTGTTAGAAACGCCTGCACGCGTAACCCGGATGTATGAAGAGATTTTTGGCGGGTATGAAGTGGACCCGCGCGATGTGCTTGGTGTGACGTTTGACGAGAATCATGAAGAACTGGTCATTGTGAAGGACATTGTCTATTACAGCCAATGTGAACACCATATGGCGCCTTTCTTCGGTAAGGTGCACATTGGATATGTACCGAGTGGCAAGATTGTGGGATTGAGCAAAATGGCCCGTCTGGTGGAGGCAGTTACCCGCCGCCTGCAGGTTCAAGAGCGAATTACCTCACAGATTGCCGATATTCTGACTGAGGCAGTAGAGCCGAACGGTGTCATGGTCGTCGTGGAAGGCGAGCACTTGTGCATGTGTTCCCGCGGCGTGAAGAAGCCGGGCAGCAAGACGGTAACGTCTGCTGTGCGTGGTTCCTTCCGTGACAATCCGGCACAACGTGCCGAGTTCCTGTCGCTGGTAAAAGATTAA
- a CDS encoding YneF family protein — translation MEIAIPIITLIVGLVGGFFIGVYYLRKQLEKMQSDPDMLQKMAKQMGYNLNGKQMQRAQQMMKNQQPGAKMPQPQQHPARKNSGRRK, via the coding sequence ATGGAAATAGCAATACCGATTATTACATTGATTGTTGGTCTGGTCGGAGGATTTTTCATTGGGGTATACTACTTGCGGAAACAGCTTGAGAAAATGCAAAGCGATCCCGACATGCTCCAGAAGATGGCGAAGCAAATGGGTTATAACCTGAACGGCAAGCAAATGCAGCGCGCCCAGCAGATGATGAAGAACCAGCAGCCTGGCGCGAAGATGCCTCAGCCGCAACAACATCCTGCGCGTAAAAACTCGGGCCGCCGAAAATAA
- a CDS encoding HD-GYP domain-containing protein, with protein MKYVNVESVEAGELLGKTIYSGNGTVLLSAGVQLTVFMVNTLKRIGVTMLYIQDEAYKDVDTEDILDEATKKAVINEMSVTLDSIRSGKDWSPKKVAISIDKLLNDVLNGRELLVQLTDIRTKDNAQYVHAMNVCLLSSVIGLNLGLNYVQLKDLAVGALLHDIGKVGEPPGSGSAANSSLHHTWKGFELIKSKREFNLLVAHTALQHHEHVDGTGLPRGIQGKDIHLFAKIVSAANTYDNLINGLSGRRLLPHEACEEMMAMSGTKLDRDILIEFNRSVSVYPNGTAVRLSTKETGVIVRQHRGLPGRPVIRVARGSTRYDLDVIEVDLAQHTTVFIEAVLM; from the coding sequence ATGAAGTATGTTAACGTGGAGAGCGTGGAGGCGGGGGAGCTTCTGGGCAAAACCATATATTCCGGCAACGGCACGGTATTGCTGTCTGCCGGAGTTCAGCTCACCGTATTTATGGTCAATACGCTGAAGCGTATTGGCGTGACCATGCTGTACATCCAGGATGAAGCGTATAAAGATGTGGATACAGAAGACATTCTGGATGAAGCCACGAAAAAGGCAGTAATTAATGAAATGAGTGTTACACTCGATTCTATCCGTTCCGGGAAAGACTGGAGCCCGAAGAAGGTCGCCATCAGCATCGATAAATTGTTGAACGATGTTCTGAACGGGCGAGAACTACTTGTTCAGCTCACAGATATTCGGACCAAAGATAATGCACAGTATGTTCACGCCATGAATGTATGTTTGCTGTCTTCTGTCATTGGTCTGAATCTGGGGCTTAACTATGTTCAGCTCAAGGATCTGGCCGTCGGAGCACTATTGCATGACATCGGAAAGGTTGGGGAGCCACCTGGCAGTGGTTCAGCAGCAAACTCTTCCCTGCATCACACGTGGAAAGGGTTCGAGTTGATCAAGTCCAAACGGGAGTTTAATCTGCTTGTGGCACATACGGCTCTGCAGCATCATGAGCATGTGGATGGTACGGGACTGCCGAGGGGTATCCAGGGAAAAGACATTCATCTTTTCGCTAAAATCGTTAGTGCAGCTAACACGTATGATAATCTGATCAACGGCCTTTCGGGTAGAAGGTTGCTGCCACATGAAGCCTGTGAAGAGATGATGGCGATGTCTGGCACGAAGCTGGATCGTGACATTCTTATCGAATTCAACCGGAGTGTGTCCGTGTATCCGAACGGAACAGCAGTTCGGTTGTCTACCAAAGAGACCGGAGTCATTGTACGTCAGCACCGGGGTTTGCCCGGCAGGCCAGTCATTCGGGTGGCGCGGGGCAGTACACGTTATGATCTGGATGTGATTGAAGTGGATCTGGCTCAGCATACAACCGTTTTCATAGAGGCGGTACTGATGTAA